The region ccaacatatatatatatatatatataaaccatacaaaaagatatttagagAATCTACCTGAAAATTGGTAGAAAATGTGGTAACAAaccaataaacaaataaaaaactcaatcaaatcaaaactaaatctaattcTTAACTATAAGGAGATTTAATCAGATAgaacaatctaaacaaatatgtCATCTTTAACAAAACTgaataaactttgaaaaagcTTTAGTTTTGTGTTCTAAGAAGTATGCCCAACTAAAATGAGAGAAATCATCCACAAACACCATCACGTACTGAAGGCCGGTATAGCTTGCTNTTTTAGTTTTGTGTTCTATGAAGTATGCCCAATTGAAATGAGAGAAATCATCCACAAACACCATCACGTACTGAAGGCCGGTATAGCTTGCTGTTCACGTTGGATCCAAAAGATCAGAATGGATCAATTCCAATACTGTTGAAGCTCTACTCCTTGAGCTTGGGAAAGGAAGACGATGAAACTTGCCATATTGGCAGCCTCGGACAAATCTCATCATGTTGAATAGCTTAAAAAACAAGGACACCATTAAGAAGTTGTTTTGTGGATATTTTCTACAACAACTAAAAATCCACATGACTCAAATGAGCATGCCAAAGCGTTGAGCTTGCATTATGACCAATTTTCTTGATAGATTCAGCACTAGCTAATAAAACAGACaagattgttttctttttccacagAATATGATATCAGCGACAACAtgaatttgaatatctttAAGACCAAAAAAAAGCATAGCTTCCTGAATCTGTTATTTGTGATATAGAAGCTAAGATTTTTGTTCAAACCAGGAACATGATAATTCAACGTTGTCTAGAGTATCTGCTTGAATTTCTGTGTCATCacattcaattaaattaattagaatgaTAAATTAATTGCTAATTAAATGTGGGTTAAGAAAAATTGGTGCTTAGTTTTGatgaaatgtttattaaaGTAGAATGGACTAAACTTGTAACCTACAAAGGAATGAATGTCTTATTTTGGTGAGAGCATGTAGTTATGCTTTGGGTTATTTTAGggtaacaaaaagaaaatggttatGCGGACAATaatgatgaagatgaggaagTTTGAGTTTGGTTTGTTGtccattaaaatttaccaAAGGGCACCAAAGTATCGAACTGAATTGGTTTTAAAAGAGTGAGGCACAGAATTGCTTGGCACCAAGAAAAGATATGGGCAACAAGGGAGGATTAGAAGCTTGGGCTTTCATCAAACAAGTGGTAGCAGGACCATGGTTTAGTGTATTCGCGGGACTGATAATGATGATCGGCAACGNCAGGACCATGGTTTAGTGTATTCGAGGGACTGATAATGATGATCGGCAACGGCACCACTTACGTGTTTCCAACATATTCCAAAGTCATAAAAACCCAATTTGATTACAGCCAAACCCAAATTAACACATTGGGATTCGCCAAAGATCTCGGGTCGAACATCGGAATTATCGCGGGGCTTCTGGCGGAGGTGACTCCGACGTGGGTTCTCTTCATAATTGGGGCATTTCAAAACTTCACCGGCTTCTTCTTGATTTGGCTCTCCATAACTGCCCGGATCGCCAAGCCAAAATTCTGGCAAATGTTCATTCTGGTTTGCTTCAGTACTAATTCTTCAAATTGGGCCAACACTGCCATTATGGTGACGAGCGTGAGAAACTTCCCCGACCGACGAGGGATCATTTTGGGTCTTCTTAAAGGGTATGTGGGTATTGGAGGTGCCATCATAAGCCAACTTTATTTAGCCATTTACGGCCACAATGATCCATCCAAtctggtttttcttttcgCATGGCTCCCCTCTCTCCTAATCCTCATCCTTTTCCCCTCAATTCGACCCATCCGTATCCGTAAGCATCCCGATGAACTCAAAGTGTTTTACCAATTACTTTACGTCTCAATTCTTCTGGCCATTTTCATCTTGTTTTTAACCATTGCACAAAAACAAGTGGTTTTCTCTCAAGCTGGGTACGTAGGTGGCGCATCCTTTGTGGTTTGCTTACTATGCGTACCCATTTTAATCGCATGTAGAGAAGAGTTGTTGCTCTACAAACTCAACAAGCAAACCGCTGGTCCTTCTATCCCAGTCTCCATGCTTCACCAAAACCCTCCTACCCTCGCTACCTCTGCCAGTTCGGAAGTCCCCGAGGTTTCGCCCTCGTGTTGCCAAAACATATGGAACAAGCCTGAAAGAGGGGAGGATTTCACCATCTTGCAAGCCGTGTTCAGCAAAGATATGGCTCTTATTTGGTTAGCTACATTTTCTGGATGTGGGTCCTCTCTAGCCGCTATAGATAATCTAGGTCAAGTTGGGGAATCACTTGGCTACCCACAACGAGCCATAGGCATCCTTGTTTCGTGGGTTTCCATATTCAATTTCTTCGGCCGAGTTTTCTCTGGCTTCATCTCAGAAACCCTCATGACCAAATACATGTTGCCTCGTCCTCTAACCTTTGCTTTTGCCTTTCTCATCACTTGCATTGGCCAGCTTTTCATCGCCTACCCTTTCGCAGGCTCCGTCTACTTAGCTGCCATAATTATTGGGTTTGGATTTGGAGCACAAAATCCAATGCTATTTGCCGTAATATCTGAGATGTTTGGTCTTAAACGTTACTCGACGCTGTTCAATTGTGGGCTATTGGCAGCCCCATTTGGGTCTTACATACTGAACGTGGATGTTGTTGGGAAGTCGTACGATATGGAAGCTTTACGTGAACATAAGCAGATTGCGGGGAAGGGGTTAACTTGCACCGGAGCTCATTGCTTTGGTGGGTCTTACACAATATTGGCTGCAACCACATTGTTCGGAGCTGTGGTTATGTTTGTGTTGGCTTACCGGACTCGAGAATTCTACAGAAGGGATGTGTATAAGAACTTTAACGAGGAGATATGGATTCCCCAAACCGAAATGGAGTTCTATCGGTTAGATAACAAGAAGAACATTAAGGATTAAATTCAAACCATTAATCTTTCAAACCTCCCATGCTTACTCAATTTGAGGACACCCTAAGGGTCCTTTGAAAAAGATATTTGAGAGGGAATATTCAAAtctttgtaaattttttaaaatttcattttaatatgattatccatttcattaataaatgttgaccaaatatttgaatttttttatattattccaaaatatatataaatatctaaaactTTTTAGAGAAACTTCTAAATAGTGAACTCATGCTCTAACGAGACCGATTAATCTTCTTAAATTAGTGATGATCTTTTAAGATAAAACTTTATTAGAAGACCTTCTGGTGGATAGAATATGAAGTATTGGAAAAAATGATTGTTCAATACATCATACAATGATTGTTGATTatctagtagacgcattttaaaaaccttgaggcgAAGCTCGAAGAGAAAAGCAAAATAAGGAGAATACtagctagcagtgggtttgggctgttacatttaAAGGGacaattcttttaataaaatcgaAGGGAAATAAAAAGCCAAGCTTTTCATAGTTATTTGAGCCAAGTTTTTGATAGTTAATTAAATggtatgaaattaatttttatagattCTGTGTGAAAAACTACTTTGATGGAGGACAAAGTTTAAATGAGTTAGGTggaaaagatatgaaaatggGTGAAATGCTAAAGAATAGAACTTGATATGTGCGGTTAAAGAATAGAACTTGATATGTGCTAGTATCATACGTTAAAATAGACATGGGTCTCCCAATAGAGCTCCTACTTTTTCGCCTGCAAGCTCGAAGAGAAATCATACGAGTACTTAGTAGTTGGTAGACACAAGGGTCATTCCCTCTTAAAACTTGACACGACATTATGGATTTGTTCACCAACCAATTTTTTGTAGATAAAAATTCGGTATTGATCAAGTTTATTCCACGATGACCCTAACAAATCATTCAATATTGGAACTAAAACGAGGTAGCGCCTCATAATTATAAGATACACAGGATCACGACATAGACATAAATAAAGTGACTAACTAATTTATCTTAAGGATCCTGTACTCAACCCTAAGGATCATATGTGCTCTAAGAAACTTTGTGGTCAAATGTCACCTCTATTGAATGGATATGGCAACCTAGAGGGTGAATAAGgttctaaaaaaaagtatttaaatatgtttaattttcCGAATTATTTAGATCAATTAAAAATcacaattaataattaacaCATCAAGTAATAATAGTTCTATTCAAAaccataaataattatgaaagatTTAGAATAAGGAATAAATCACAATATTAATTTCACACTTCAATAGTGTTAGAAGAGAATATAACACTGTAGCTTTACCGTGGTTCAATCAAACTCGACTTACTCCACTCAATAAGTACCTattaagaattttgaaaataatctttctcgactctttccacACATAAGAGTAAAACTGCTACAAATCTTTCTTGACTCTTTCCACACATCAGAGTAAAACTGCTACAaactctttttacgagtttaAAAGCAAACTCAATTCTTTCAACGACTCAAGATCAAACCGTTATAgatgttgaaattttgaagaatacaACACAGCTGAGTTGAggagtagatttacaatttgaatACTCAAAACAATATCTTCAAAACAACTCTCTCTAAagaataagattaaaaaataaaagtgaaaatttggAGAGGTCGACAAACTTTAGAAAAGTATAGAATTcaagaaacataaaaattatgCATAAACTAGGG is a window of Cucurbita pepo subsp. pepo cultivar mu-cu-16 unplaced genomic scaffold, ASM280686v2 Cp4.1_scaffold000258, whole genome shotgun sequence DNA encoding:
- the LOC111784659 gene encoding protein NUCLEAR FUSION DEFECTIVE 4-like: MMIGNGTTYVFPTYSKVIKTQFDYSQTQINTLGFAKDLGSNIGIIAGLLAEVTPTWVLFIIGAFQNFTGFFLIWLSITARIAKPKFWQMFILVCFSTNSSNWANTAIMVTSVRNFPDRRGIILGLLKGYVGIGGAIISQLYLAIYGHNDPSNLVFLFAWLPSLLILILFPSIRPIRIRKHPDELKVFYQLLYVSILLAIFILFLTIAQKQVVFSQAGYVGGASFVVCLLCVPILIACREELLLYKLNKQTAGPSIPVSMLHQNPPTLATSASSEVPEVSPSCCQNIWNKPERGEDFTILQAVFSKDMALIWLATFSGCGSSLAAIDNLGQVGESLGYPQRAIGILVSWVSIFNFFGRVFSGFISETLMTKYMLPRPLTFAFAFLITCIGQLFIAYPFAGSVYLAAIIIGFGFGAQNPMLFAVISEMFGLKRYSTLFNCGLLAAPFGSYILNVDVVGKSYDMEALREHKQIAGKGLTCTGAHCFGGSYTILAATTLFGAVVMFVLAYRTREFYRRDVYKNFNEEIWIPQTEMEFYRLDNKKNIKD